The Xanthomonas sp. CFBP 8443 genome has a window encoding:
- the ccmB gene encoding heme exporter protein CcmB, with protein MSLAAPVPSLWQATRALLLRDLRLLWRRRGDALQPALFALLIVALFALALGNQPRLLGEVAGAALWLAALLAGLLALDSLFRGDAEDGSLEQWLLAPVPLAWLVLVRVLLHWLTTALPLIVATPLLGELLHLPHDRMPVLLASLALGTPLLSLIGAVVAALTVSMKRAGILVALLALPLYVPVLVFGAGSVAAAAQGLDPSGGLLLLAAGLVLGLVLAPLAAAAAIRISLS; from the coding sequence ATGAGCCTGGCCGCGCCGGTGCCCTCGTTGTGGCAGGCCACCCGCGCGCTGCTGCTGCGCGACCTGCGCCTGCTGTGGCGGCGCCGTGGCGACGCACTGCAGCCGGCGCTGTTCGCGCTGCTGATCGTGGCCCTGTTCGCGCTGGCGCTGGGCAACCAGCCGCGCCTGCTCGGCGAGGTCGCCGGCGCCGCGCTGTGGCTGGCGGCGCTGCTGGCCGGGCTGCTGGCGCTGGACAGCCTGTTCCGCGGCGACGCCGAGGACGGCTCGCTGGAACAGTGGCTGCTGGCGCCGGTGCCGCTGGCCTGGCTGGTGCTGGTACGGGTGCTGCTGCACTGGCTGACCACCGCGCTGCCGCTGATCGTGGCGACCCCGCTGCTCGGCGAATTGCTGCACCTGCCGCATGACCGCATGCCGGTGCTGCTGGCATCGTTGGCGCTGGGCACGCCGCTGCTGAGCCTGATCGGCGCAGTGGTGGCGGCGTTGACGGTGAGCATGAAGCGCGCCGGGATCCTGGTCGCGCTGCTGGCGCTGCCGCTGTACGTGCCGGTGCTGGTGTTCGGCGCCGGCAGCGTAGCGGCCGCCGCGCAGGGCCTGGACCCCAGCGGCGGCCTGCTGCTGCTGGCGGCCGGATTGGTGCTGGGACTGGTGCTGGCGCCGCTGGCGGCGGCGGCGGCGATCCGCATCTCGTTGAGCTGA
- the ccmA gene encoding heme ABC exporter ATP-binding protein CcmA, protein MTDPLHSPPPLLAAHGLTFARDDAAVFGPLDFHLDAGEALLVQGDNGAGKTTLLRVLVGLLRAEAGRIEIDGHPVRRGDRARYMAYLGHLGALKADLSTLENLHYLCGLQGRRAKQMPGSALAIVGLAGYEDTLVRQLSAGQKKRLALARVWLSPAPLWLLDEPYANLDLDGITLVNRMIAAHLRSGGAALVTTHGAYAAPPVRTRMLSLSGVAA, encoded by the coding sequence ATGACCGATCCGCTGCACTCCCCGCCGCCGCTGCTGGCCGCGCACGGGCTCACCTTCGCCCGCGACGACGCCGCCGTGTTCGGTCCGCTGGACTTCCACCTGGACGCTGGCGAAGCGCTGCTGGTGCAGGGCGACAACGGCGCCGGCAAGACCACGCTGCTGCGCGTGCTGGTCGGGCTGCTGCGCGCCGAGGCCGGACGCATCGAGATCGACGGCCATCCCGTGCGCCGCGGCGACCGCGCGCGCTACATGGCCTACCTGGGCCACCTGGGCGCGCTGAAGGCGGACCTGAGCACGCTGGAGAACCTGCACTACCTGTGCGGCCTGCAGGGCCGCCGCGCCAAGCAGATGCCGGGCAGCGCGCTGGCCATCGTCGGCCTGGCCGGCTACGAGGACACGCTGGTGCGGCAGCTGTCGGCCGGGCAGAAGAAGCGTCTGGCGCTGGCCCGGGTGTGGCTGTCGCCGGCGCCGCTGTGGCTGCTCGACGAGCCCTACGCCAACCTCGACCTGGACGGCATCACCCTGGTCAACCGGATGATCGCCGCGCACCTGCGCAGCGGCGGCGCGGCGCTGGTCACCACCCATGGCGCCTACGCCGCGCCGCCGGTGCGTACGCGCATGCTGAGCCTGAGCGGGGTGGCGGCATGA
- the ccmE gene encoding cytochrome c maturation protein CcmE codes for MNPQRKRRLLLLMVLVLAAGLTTTLVAMALQRNTAYLYTPAEVLAGKTGEHARFRLGGMVEKGSFQRAPGSLLARFRVTDGDAQLTVSYDRILPDLFREGQAVVATGRMRDGVFVAEDVLAKHDETYMPKELEDKMGSAHRKHAVPETAQ; via the coding sequence ATGAACCCGCAGCGCAAGCGCCGCCTGTTGCTGCTGATGGTGCTGGTGCTGGCCGCCGGCCTGACCACCACGCTGGTGGCGATGGCCCTGCAGCGCAATACCGCCTACCTGTACACCCCGGCCGAAGTGCTGGCCGGCAAGACCGGCGAGCACGCGCGCTTCCGTCTCGGCGGCATGGTCGAGAAAGGCTCGTTCCAGCGCGCGCCCGGTTCGCTGCTGGCACGGTTCCGGGTCACCGACGGCGACGCGCAGCTGACCGTCAGCTACGACCGGATCCTGCCCGACCTGTTCCGCGAGGGCCAGGCGGTGGTGGCCACCGGGCGCATGCGCGACGGCGTGTTCGTGGCCGAGGACGTGCTGGCCAAGCACGACGAGACCTACATGCCCAAGGAACTGGAAGACAAGATGGGCAGTGCGCATCGCAAGCACGCTGTGCCGGAGACGGCGCAGTGA
- a CDS encoding tetratricopeptide repeat protein: MLSWGMHAAAAVLAALVFAAVLWPLRRGRGGMALLVVAVLALGVASAALYALVGTPRALQAQNREAPRTLEDGVAQLKAALAKDPNRADGWALLARSQMSLGRPAEAAAAFARAVQLAPDEAQWLVPAAEARALADPQRQFDDQGIAWLRHALQVAPDSERAAWFLGIAQRQRGQNAEAAATWEALLPRVDAATAAALRPQIDAARADAGLPALPATASGAAATATASATSAPNATASPAPAATGTLSVAVSLDPEFAARARLRSDASVFVIARVPGGPPMPVAVQKHPLQALPLRVTLSDADSPMPTQKLSQLKQVQVLARLSASGNAMRQEGDLESAPVTVTLPTATPVELVIGKR; this comes from the coding sequence ATGCTGAGCTGGGGCATGCATGCCGCCGCGGCGGTCCTGGCCGCGCTGGTCTTCGCCGCGGTGCTGTGGCCGTTGCGGCGCGGCCGTGGCGGAATGGCGCTGCTGGTCGTGGCGGTGCTGGCGCTGGGCGTGGCGTCGGCCGCGCTGTACGCGCTGGTCGGCACGCCGCGCGCGCTGCAGGCGCAGAACCGCGAGGCGCCGCGCACCCTGGAAGACGGCGTGGCGCAACTAAAGGCGGCGCTGGCCAAGGACCCCAATCGCGCCGACGGCTGGGCGCTGTTGGCGCGCTCGCAGATGTCGCTGGGCCGCCCCGCCGAGGCCGCCGCCGCGTTCGCGCGCGCGGTGCAGTTGGCGCCGGACGAAGCGCAATGGCTGGTGCCGGCGGCAGAAGCGCGTGCGCTGGCCGATCCGCAGCGCCAGTTCGACGACCAGGGCATCGCGTGGCTGCGGCACGCCTTGCAGGTGGCGCCGGACAGCGAGCGCGCCGCGTGGTTCCTGGGCATCGCGCAGCGCCAGCGCGGCCAGAACGCCGAGGCCGCCGCCACCTGGGAAGCGCTGCTGCCGCGCGTGGATGCGGCCACCGCCGCCGCGCTGCGCCCACAGATCGACGCGGCGCGCGCCGATGCCGGGTTGCCGGCGCTGCCGGCTACTGCGTCAGGCGCGGCGGCAACGGCCACCGCAAGCGCAACGTCCGCGCCGAACGCCACAGCTTCGCCTGCCCCTGCCGCTACCGGCACGCTCAGCGTTGCGGTATCGCTGGACCCGGAATTCGCCGCACGCGCGCGCCTGCGCAGCGACGCCAGCGTGTTCGTGATCGCGCGCGTGCCCGGCGGCCCGCCGATGCCGGTCGCGGTGCAGAAGCATCCGCTGCAAGCGCTGCCGCTGCGCGTGACCCTGAGCGACGCCGACAGCCCGATGCCGACGCAGAAGCTGTCGCAACTGAAGCAGGTGCAGGTCCTGGCGCGGCTCTCGGCCAGCGGCAACGCGATGCGCCAGGAAGGCGACCTGGAATCGGCACCGGTCACGGTGACGCTGCCGACGGCGACGCCGGTGGAACTGGTGATCGGAAAGCGCTGA
- a CDS encoding DsbE family thiol:disulfide interchange protein, which translates to MMSAPAPRRRLPLAAIVLGALFFLGLLALMFYAVQRSGMADRDALPSALIGKPAPAFELPVLHDASIRVSSTELRGAPYVLNVWGSWCPACREEHPVLTRFALTKRVRVIGYDWKDTREDALHWLEQLGNPFFVVLFDPDGRTAIDWGVAAAPETFLVDAHGVVRWKHSGALTDQIVQNELLPALLKAERDAPTSKQGRAAP; encoded by the coding sequence CTGATGTCCGCCCCTGCTCCCCGCCGCCGCCTGCCGCTTGCCGCCATCGTGCTCGGCGCCCTGTTCTTCCTCGGCCTGCTGGCGCTGATGTTCTATGCGGTACAGCGTTCGGGCATGGCCGATCGCGACGCGCTGCCGTCGGCGCTGATCGGCAAGCCGGCGCCGGCGTTCGAGCTGCCAGTACTGCACGATGCGTCGATCCGCGTGAGCAGCACCGAGCTGCGCGGCGCGCCGTACGTGCTCAACGTGTGGGGCAGCTGGTGCCCGGCGTGCCGCGAGGAACATCCGGTGCTGACCCGCTTCGCGCTGACCAAGCGCGTGCGGGTGATCGGCTACGACTGGAAGGACACGCGCGAAGACGCGCTGCACTGGCTGGAGCAGTTGGGCAACCCGTTCTTCGTGGTGCTGTTCGATCCGGACGGGCGCACCGCGATCGACTGGGGCGTGGCCGCCGCGCCGGAGACGTTCCTGGTCGACGCGCACGGCGTGGTGCGCTGGAAGCATTCCGGCGCGCTGACCGACCAGATCGTCCAGAACGAACTGCTGCCGGCGCTGCTCAAGGCCGAACGCGATGCGCCGACCTCCAAACAGGGCCGGGCTGCGCCGTGA
- a CDS encoding heme lyase CcmF/NrfE family subunit: MLPELGQVLLILALLAALLQAVVPLAGAQRGDARWMAVARPAAFAQLALVAGAFAVLTHAFLVQDFSVRYVAENSNSLLPLMYRYSAVWGAHEGSLLLWTLILALWTGAVALFSRSLPTPVMARVIGTLALVSLGFLAFLLFTSNPFARLLPAPLEGRDLNPLLQDPGLVIHPPLLYAGYVGFAVPFAFAIAALLDGHVDARWLRWTRPWTNVAWGFLTIGIALGSWWAYYELGWGGWWFWDPVENASFMPWLAGAALLHSQAVTEKRGSFTAWTLLLAIAAFSLSLLGTFLVRSGVLTSVHSFAADPSRGLFILVFLSLVCGGALLLYALRGGRIGATAGDERQRFAASSRETLLLANNLLLTCACAMVLLGTLYPLLADALGLGKLSVGPPYFGTLFVVLMAPLVALLPFGPLTRWQREQPSRPLALLAPWAGLAMLAGVLGFFLAPQSPWKTAAGVAGAAWVLLGTARFVWSRFQLKGSRFTAEMLGMTLAHAGIAVFLTGALLVEALDQQREVALAPGQSLQMGRYRFEFQSLDEIRGPNYVSERAHVQVLRDDHPLALLHPEKRVYASGGQSLSEAGIHPGLFGDVYIALGEPLGGNAWAMRLHVKPFVRWIWLGAALMALGGFVTAGDRRFRRSPEKS, from the coding sequence ATGCTCCCTGAACTCGGCCAAGTCCTGCTGATCCTGGCCCTGCTGGCGGCGCTGCTGCAGGCGGTGGTGCCGTTAGCCGGTGCGCAGCGCGGCGACGCGCGCTGGATGGCGGTGGCGCGGCCGGCCGCGTTCGCGCAGCTGGCGCTGGTCGCCGGCGCCTTCGCGGTGCTGACCCATGCATTCCTGGTGCAGGACTTTTCGGTGCGCTACGTGGCCGAGAACTCCAATTCGCTGCTGCCGCTGATGTACCGCTATTCGGCGGTATGGGGCGCGCACGAAGGCTCGCTGCTGCTGTGGACGCTGATCCTGGCGCTGTGGACCGGCGCGGTGGCGCTGTTCTCGCGCAGCCTGCCGACGCCGGTGATGGCGCGGGTGATCGGCACGCTGGCGCTGGTCAGCCTGGGCTTCCTGGCGTTCCTGCTGTTCACCTCCAACCCGTTCGCGCGGCTGCTGCCGGCGCCGCTGGAAGGCCGCGACCTCAATCCGCTGCTGCAGGACCCGGGCCTGGTGATCCACCCGCCGCTGCTGTACGCCGGCTACGTCGGCTTCGCGGTGCCGTTCGCGTTCGCGATCGCCGCGCTGCTCGACGGCCATGTCGATGCGCGCTGGCTGCGCTGGACGCGGCCGTGGACCAACGTGGCCTGGGGCTTCCTGACCATCGGCATCGCGCTGGGCAGCTGGTGGGCGTACTACGAGCTGGGCTGGGGTGGCTGGTGGTTCTGGGACCCGGTGGAGAACGCCAGCTTCATGCCGTGGCTGGCCGGCGCGGCGCTGCTGCATTCGCAGGCGGTGACCGAAAAGCGCGGCAGCTTCACCGCCTGGACGCTGCTGCTGGCGATCGCCGCGTTCTCGCTGTCGCTGCTGGGCACGTTCCTGGTGCGCTCGGGGGTGCTGACCAGCGTGCACTCGTTCGCCGCCGATCCCAGCCGCGGGCTGTTCATCCTGGTGTTCCTGAGCCTGGTCTGCGGCGGCGCGCTGCTGTTGTACGCGCTGCGCGGCGGGCGCATCGGCGCCACGGCCGGCGACGAGCGCCAGCGCTTCGCCGCATCCTCGCGCGAGACCCTGCTGCTGGCCAACAACCTGCTACTGACCTGCGCCTGCGCGATGGTGCTGCTGGGCACGCTGTATCCGCTGCTGGCCGACGCGCTGGGCCTGGGCAAGCTGTCGGTCGGTCCGCCCTACTTCGGCACCCTGTTCGTGGTGCTGATGGCGCCGCTGGTGGCGCTGCTGCCGTTCGGGCCGCTGACCCGCTGGCAGCGCGAACAGCCGTCGCGGCCGCTGGCGCTGCTGGCGCCATGGGCCGGGCTTGCCATGCTGGCCGGCGTGCTCGGCTTCTTCCTGGCGCCGCAGAGCCCGTGGAAGACCGCCGCCGGCGTCGCCGGTGCGGCCTGGGTGCTGCTCGGCACCGCGCGCTTCGTGTGGAGCCGCTTCCAGCTCAAGGGCAGCCGCTTCACCGCCGAGATGCTGGGCATGACCCTGGCCCACGCCGGCATCGCGGTGTTCCTGACCGGCGCGCTGCTGGTCGAAGCGCTGGACCAGCAACGCGAAGTGGCGCTGGCGCCGGGGCAGAGCCTGCAGATGGGCCGCTACCGCTTCGAGTTCCAGAGCCTGGACGAGATCCGCGGCCCCAACTACGTGTCCGAACGCGCACACGTGCAGGTGCTGCGCGACGACCATCCGCTGGCGCTGCTGCATCCGGAGAAGCGCGTGTACGCCAGCGGTGGCCAGAGCCTGAGCGAGGCCGGCATCCACCCCGGCCTGTTCGGCGACGTCTACATCGCCCTGGGCGAACCGCTGGGCGGCAACGCCTGGGCGATGCGCCTGCATGTCAAACCGTTCGTTCGCTGGATCTGGCTCGGCGCGGCGCTGATGGCGCTGGGTGGCTTTGTCACCGCCGGCGACCGGCGCTTCCGTCGTTCCCCGGAGAAATCCTGA
- a CDS encoding amidohydrolase: MTQAAQDLRISLVQGDTRWHDPAGNRAHYAELLAPLVGATDLVILPETFTSGFSNEALDQAEGMDGPTVAWIREQAARLGAAVTGSVQLRVAGEDGATQVFNRLLWATPDGALQHYDKRHLFRYANEHQRYAAGRERLCVDWKGWRINPQVCYDLRFPVFCRNRYDVERPGQLDFDLQLFVANWPSARAYPWRTLLRARAIENLCFVAAVNRVGEDGNGLHYAGDSAVIDFLGQPQLEIREREQVATTTISAAALAAHRERFPAMLDADAFSLGAANADR; encoded by the coding sequence ATGACGCAAGCGGCACAAGATCTGAGGATCTCCCTGGTCCAAGGCGACACCCGCTGGCACGATCCGGCCGGCAATCGCGCGCACTACGCCGAACTGCTGGCGCCGCTGGTCGGTGCCACCGACCTGGTGATCCTGCCGGAGACCTTCACCAGCGGCTTCTCCAACGAGGCGCTGGACCAGGCCGAGGGCATGGACGGGCCGACCGTGGCCTGGATCCGCGAGCAGGCGGCGCGGCTGGGCGCGGCGGTGACCGGCAGCGTGCAGTTGCGCGTGGCCGGCGAGGATGGGGCGACCCAGGTCTTCAATCGCCTGCTGTGGGCCACGCCCGACGGCGCGCTGCAGCACTACGACAAGCGCCATCTGTTCCGCTACGCCAACGAGCACCAGCGCTATGCCGCCGGGCGCGAGCGGCTGTGCGTGGACTGGAAGGGCTGGCGGATCAATCCGCAGGTCTGCTACGACCTGCGCTTCCCGGTGTTCTGCCGCAACCGCTACGACGTCGAGCGCCCGGGCCAGCTGGACTTCGACCTGCAACTCTTCGTCGCCAACTGGCCGTCGGCGCGCGCCTACCCGTGGCGCACGCTGCTGCGCGCGCGCGCGATCGAGAACCTGTGCTTCGTGGCCGCGGTCAACCGGGTGGGCGAGGACGGCAACGGCCTGCACTATGCCGGCGACAGCGCGGTGATCGATTTCCTCGGCCAGCCGCAGCTGGAGATCCGCGAGCGCGAGCAGGTGGCCACCACCACGATCTCGGCGGCGGCGCTGGCCGCGCACCGCGAGCGCTTCCCGGCGATGCTCGATGCCGACGCCTTCAGCCTCGGCGCGGCCAACGCCGATCGCTGA
- a CDS encoding pseudouridine synthase: protein MSDTSRKPSLNKLSLKRDAAEQPKLEERLHKVLAQAGLGSRRALEQRIADGLVKVNGEVAQTGMSVKSGDKIELDGRSFVASALTEPARVLIYNKPEGEVTTREDPEGRPTIFEALPALKGARWIAIGRLDINTTGLLLLTTDGEMANAMMHPSYEIEREYVVRVRAPEGEDKVPDSMVERLSRGVLLEDGGAKFDEIERIGGTDSHDWFRVVVKEGRNREVRRLWESQGCQVSRLKRTRYGKVALPRELLRGQSLELAQDKVEALRAELKLEEGTPSALTLQPVIGQRKAAKATVQVGRGGNAYVNGHNVADEGRELRRFDNFREDRGRGRGGKKPHGGLTVSGEMAAQQAQKPFKQRNPKGPKPLPDGNPAAFRTWYVPDGVSTGPTGHRNAGPGPGRGGQGQGQGRPYGKPRPAGAGAGQGAGPGRGGQGQGQGQRKAHPYGHPGNAPSFPSDHANPGFSPYGAAPRSARPAGPRADGQKRGPGGPGGRPGGNRPGGGRPGGGGRPGGGNRGPRGGG, encoded by the coding sequence ATGAGTGACACCTCCCGCAAGCCGTCGTTGAACAAGCTCTCGCTCAAGCGCGATGCCGCCGAGCAGCCGAAACTGGAAGAACGCCTGCACAAGGTCCTGGCGCAGGCCGGCCTGGGTTCGCGCCGCGCGCTGGAGCAGCGCATCGCCGACGGCCTGGTCAAGGTCAACGGCGAGGTCGCGCAGACCGGCATGTCGGTCAAGAGCGGCGACAAGATCGAGCTGGACGGCCGCAGCTTCGTCGCCAGCGCGCTGACCGAGCCGGCGCGCGTGCTGATCTACAACAAGCCCGAAGGCGAAGTGACCACCCGCGAGGATCCCGAAGGCCGCCCGACCATCTTCGAGGCGCTGCCGGCACTGAAGGGCGCGCGCTGGATCGCGATCGGCCGTCTGGACATCAACACCACCGGGCTGCTGCTGCTGACCACCGATGGCGAGATGGCCAACGCGATGATGCATCCGTCCTACGAGATCGAGCGCGAGTACGTGGTGCGCGTGCGCGCCCCGGAAGGCGAGGACAAGGTGCCCGACAGCATGGTCGAGCGCCTCTCGCGCGGCGTGCTGCTGGAGGACGGCGGCGCCAAGTTCGACGAGATCGAACGCATCGGCGGCACCGATTCGCACGACTGGTTCCGCGTCGTGGTCAAGGAAGGCCGCAACCGCGAAGTGCGCCGGCTGTGGGAATCGCAGGGCTGCCAGGTCAGCCGCCTCAAGCGCACCCGCTACGGCAAGGTGGCGCTGCCGCGCGAACTGCTGCGCGGGCAGTCGCTGGAGCTGGCGCAGGACAAGGTCGAGGCGCTGCGCGCCGAACTGAAGCTGGAGGAAGGCACGCCGTCGGCGCTGACCCTGCAGCCGGTGATCGGCCAGCGCAAGGCGGCCAAGGCCACCGTGCAGGTCGGCCGCGGCGGCAACGCCTACGTCAACGGCCACAACGTCGCCGACGAAGGCCGCGAGCTGCGCCGCTTCGACAACTTCCGCGAGGACCGCGGCCGCGGCCGCGGCGGCAAGAAGCCGCACGGCGGGCTCACCGTCAGCGGCGAGATGGCCGCCCAGCAGGCGCAGAAGCCGTTCAAGCAGCGCAACCCGAAGGGTCCCAAGCCGCTGCCGGACGGCAACCCCGCCGCGTTCCGCACCTGGTACGTGCCCGACGGCGTCAGCACCGGCCCGACCGGCCACCGCAATGCCGGTCCCGGCCCGGGCCGTGGCGGCCAGGGTCAGGGACAGGGCCGGCCCTATGGCAAGCCGCGCCCCGCCGGCGCCGGTGCCGGCCAGGGCGCAGGCCCGGGCCGCGGCGGCCAGGGTCAGGGACAAGGCCAGCGCAAGGCGCACCCGTACGGGCATCCGGGCAATGCACCGAGCTTCCCGTCCGACCACGCCAACCCCGGTTTCAGCCCCTACGGCGCCGCCCCGCGCTCGGCGCGACCGGCCGGCCCGCGCGCCGACGGACAGAAGCGCGGCCCGGGCGGCCCCGGCGGTCGTCCGGGCGGCAACCGCCCCGGCGGCGGGCGTCCGGGTGGCGGCGGCCGCCCCGGCGGCGGCAACCGCGGTCCGCGCGGCGGCGGCTGA
- a CDS encoding cytochrome c-type biogenesis protein has product MNCRWLVLLVLLTCAAHAGAQPASDPTPLAYRSAAEEARFHALTAELRCVQCQNQSLADSHAQIALDLRREVLQLMQQGKSDAQIKRFLVDRYGEFVLYRPQVESRTWLLWFGPLALLGAGALLLVWVVRRRAPADAAPPAQDEQEW; this is encoded by the coding sequence GTGAACTGCCGCTGGCTCGTGCTGCTGGTACTGCTGACCTGCGCCGCGCACGCAGGCGCGCAGCCGGCGTCCGACCCGACGCCGCTGGCCTATCGCTCGGCGGCCGAGGAAGCGCGCTTCCATGCGCTGACCGCCGAACTGCGTTGCGTGCAATGCCAGAACCAGTCGCTGGCCGACTCGCATGCGCAGATCGCGCTGGACCTGCGTCGCGAAGTGCTGCAATTGATGCAGCAGGGAAAATCGGACGCGCAGATCAAGCGCTTCCTGGTCGATCGCTACGGCGAATTCGTGCTGTATCGGCCGCAGGTGGAATCGCGCACCTGGCTGCTGTGGTTCGGACCGCTGGCGTTGCTCGGTGCGGGCGCGCTGCTGCTGGTGTGGGTGGTGCGCCGCCGCGCGCCGGCCGACGCGGCGCCGCCGGCGCAGGACGAACAGGAATGGTGA
- a CDS encoding pyridoxal phosphate-dependent aminotransferase produces MHPQTKLPKVGTTIFTVMSQLAAEHGAVNLGQGFPDFAAPARLIDTLAQAMRDGHNQYPPMTGVPVLRQAIAGKALRCYGAQVDPDTEVTVTSGATEALFNAIHAVVRPGEEVIVLDPAYDSYEPAIDLAGARAVHVPLDPQTFAVDWERVRAAITPRTRLLILNSPHNPSGAMLGADDLQAVAELLRGSDIFLISDEVYEHIVFDGRRHESVLRWPELRERAFVISSFGKTYHCTGWKIGYAIAPPALSAEFRKVHQYNTFTSFGPAQYAFAAMIRDEPEHDEQLGAFYQAKRDRFREQLLTTRLKPLPVPGGYFQLVDYSAVSDLPDTEFVKWLTIEKGVAAIPLSPFYQTPPPGQRLARLCFAKNEATLDAAIERLVRL; encoded by the coding sequence ATGCACCCGCAGACCAAGCTGCCCAAGGTGGGCACCACCATCTTCACCGTGATGTCGCAACTGGCCGCCGAGCACGGCGCGGTCAACCTGGGCCAGGGCTTTCCCGACTTCGCCGCGCCGGCGCGGCTGATCGACACGCTCGCCCAGGCGATGCGCGACGGCCACAACCAGTACCCGCCGATGACCGGGGTGCCGGTGCTGCGCCAGGCGATCGCCGGCAAGGCGCTGCGCTGCTACGGCGCGCAGGTCGACCCGGACACCGAGGTCACCGTGACCAGCGGCGCCACCGAGGCGCTGTTCAACGCGATCCATGCGGTGGTGCGGCCGGGCGAGGAAGTGATCGTGCTGGATCCGGCCTACGACAGCTACGAGCCGGCGATCGACCTGGCCGGCGCGCGCGCGGTGCACGTGCCGCTGGACCCGCAGACCTTCGCGGTGGACTGGGAGCGGGTCCGCGCGGCGATCACCCCGCGCACGCGGCTGCTGATCCTCAACAGCCCGCACAACCCGTCCGGCGCGATGCTCGGCGCCGACGACCTGCAGGCGGTCGCCGAGCTGCTGCGCGGCAGCGACATCTTCCTGATCTCCGACGAGGTCTACGAACACATCGTGTTCGACGGCCGCCGCCACGAATCGGTGCTGCGCTGGCCGGAACTGCGCGAACGCGCCTTCGTCATCTCCAGCTTCGGCAAGACCTACCACTGCACCGGCTGGAAGATCGGCTACGCGATCGCGCCGCCGGCGCTCAGCGCCGAGTTCCGCAAGGTCCACCAGTACAACACCTTCACCAGCTTCGGCCCGGCCCAGTACGCCTTCGCCGCGATGATCCGCGACGAACCCGAGCACGACGAGCAGCTGGGCGCGTTCTACCAGGCCAAGCGCGACCGCTTCCGCGAACAGCTGCTGACCACCCGGCTCAAGCCGTTGCCGGTGCCGGGCGGCTATTTCCAGCTGGTCGACTATTCAGCGGTCAGCGACCTGCCCGACACCGAGTTCGTGAAGTGGCTGACCATCGAGAAGGGCGTGGCCGCGATCCCGCTGTCGCCGTTCTACCAGACCCCGCCGCCCGGCCAGCGCCTGGCGCGGCTGTGCTTCGCCAAGAACGAAGCGACGCTGGATGCGGCGATCGAACGATTGGTGCGGCTCTGA
- a CDS encoding heme exporter protein CcmD: protein MNYLPYVIGAYAVFVGVLLADFVLARLQLRSALRAVRLRAQRKQQPKTDPATLDLSR from the coding sequence ATGAACTACCTGCCCTACGTGATCGGCGCCTATGCGGTGTTCGTCGGCGTGCTGCTGGCCGACTTCGTGCTGGCGCGGCTGCAGCTGCGCAGCGCCCTGCGCGCGGTGCGGCTGCGCGCGCAGCGCAAGCAGCAACCCAAGACCGACCCGGCCACGCTGGACCTGAGCCGATGA
- the ccmC gene encoding heme ABC transporter permease CcmC: protein MSSVVRWFHQLGSPPAFDRFAARWTPWCYLAALLLGGLGIWQALFVVPADRLQSDAFRILYIHVPSAWMSLFVFGLMALYAAIAAVWRIKLCEVLAMACAPIGAAFTLITLLTGSIWGKPMWGAWWDWDPRLTTELILLFLYIGVMGLYLAIEDRRNAARAAGLLAIVGVVLLPVIRYSVVWWNSLHQGQTIRLFGESSMDASMLPPLWLMVAATKFWFAGSLLARARADNLRREAGKDWVAKLAEARA, encoded by the coding sequence ATGTCCTCCGTCGTCCGCTGGTTCCACCAACTCGGCTCGCCCCCCGCCTTCGACCGCTTCGCCGCGCGCTGGACGCCGTGGTGCTACCTGGCCGCGCTGCTGCTGGGCGGGCTGGGCATCTGGCAGGCGCTGTTCGTGGTGCCGGCCGACCGCCTGCAGAGCGACGCCTTCCGCATCCTCTACATCCACGTGCCCAGCGCGTGGATGAGCCTGTTCGTGTTCGGGCTGATGGCGCTGTACGCGGCGATCGCGGCGGTGTGGCGGATCAAGCTGTGCGAGGTGCTGGCGATGGCCTGCGCGCCGATCGGCGCCGCCTTCACCCTGATCACCCTGCTGACCGGCAGCATCTGGGGCAAGCCGATGTGGGGCGCCTGGTGGGACTGGGACCCGCGCCTGACCACCGAACTGATCCTGCTGTTCCTGTACATCGGGGTGATGGGCCTGTACCTGGCGATCGAGGACCGCCGCAACGCCGCCCGCGCCGCCGGGCTGCTGGCCATCGTCGGCGTGGTGCTGCTGCCGGTGATCCGCTATTCGGTGGTGTGGTGGAATTCGCTGCACCAGGGCCAGACCATCCGCCTGTTCGGCGAGTCGAGCATGGATGCGAGCATGCTGCCGCCGCTGTGGCTGATGGTGGCGGCGACCAAGTTCTGGTTCGCCGGCTCGCTGCTGGCGCGCGCGCGCGCCGACAACCTGCGCCGCGAGGCCGGCAAGGACTGGGTGGCGAAACTGGCGGAGGCGCGCGCATGA